One Myxococcota bacterium DNA segment encodes these proteins:
- the hutG gene encoding formimidoylglutamase, which yields MEKINYALIGFACDEGVRRNNGRVGAASGPDAFREALTKIQVTHNDYGNIYCADQNLEDAQYQLGRQVTEILRNDETPIVIGGGHETAWGTFQGISNYLGDANNCGIINFDAHFDLRPLLDGCLGTSGTPFTQIAAERAQKNLTFDYLVLGIQPYGNADFLFEAAAKLNVAYVLAENLSQEASIQIEAFLAKHEQIYLSICLDVFAEAFAPGVSAPQALGLLPHAVLPLLKQIRDSGKVIAIDIVELAPPYDRQNTTAKLAATLAAYIAQPR from the coding sequence ATGGAAAAAATTAATTATGCCTTGATCGGTTTTGCCTGCGACGAGGGTGTACGCCGCAATAACGGGCGTGTAGGCGCAGCGAGTGGGCCCGACGCATTTCGTGAGGCTTTAACAAAAATTCAGGTCACCCATAATGACTATGGCAATATTTACTGTGCAGATCAGAATTTAGAAGACGCTCAATATCAACTGGGACGCCAAGTAACAGAAATACTACGCAACGACGAAACGCCAATCGTTATTGGCGGGGGACATGAAACCGCCTGGGGCACATTTCAAGGCATTTCGAATTACCTAGGTGATGCCAACAACTGCGGGATTATTAATTTTGACGCCCATTTTGACCTTCGCCCGTTGTTGGATGGGTGTTTGGGAACTTCCGGGACCCCGTTTACCCAGATCGCTGCAGAACGAGCGCAAAAAAATTTAACTTTCGACTATCTCGTTTTAGGCATTCAACCCTATGGCAACGCTGACTTTCTATTTGAAGCGGCTGCAAAGTTGAATGTTGCATATGTGTTGGCTGAAAACTTATCGCAAGAGGCCTCCATTCAAATAGAGGCTTTCTTAGCCAAACATGAGCAAATCTATTTAAGCATCTGTTTAGACGTTTTTGCGGAAGCATTTGCGCCTGGCGTGAGCGCGCCCCAAGCCCTCGGGCTTTTACCGCATGCCGTATTACCTCTACTGAAGCAGATTAGAGATAGTGGCAAAGTGATAGCGATAGACATTGTGGAACTTGCGCCGCCTTATGACCGTCAAAACACTACGGCAAAGCTTGCTGCTACTTTGGCCGCGTATATAGCTCAACCTCGATAA
- the rplS gene encoding 50S ribosomal protein L19, whose product MANLIDLIEQKEIRTDHPKFRVGDTLRVSFKIKEGEKERVQAFEGVLIAERGAGNRKAITVRKVSFSEGVERIFPLSSPRVEKIEILQSGFVRRAKLYYLRELRGKKARIRERT is encoded by the coding sequence ATGGCTAACCTCATTGATTTAATAGAACAAAAAGAAATCCGTACGGATCACCCGAAGTTCCGCGTGGGAGATACCTTGCGCGTTTCTTTTAAGATTAAGGAAGGCGAAAAAGAACGCGTCCAGGCTTTTGAAGGCGTATTGATCGCTGAGCGTGGCGCTGGCAATCGCAAAGCGATTACCGTTCGTAAAGTAAGCTTTTCTGAAGGTGTGGAACGTATTTTCCCACTTTCCAGCCCTCGAGTTGAAAAAATCGAAATCTTGCAAAGCGGCTTTGTCCGTCGCGCTAAGCTTTACTACTTGCGTGAACTTCGTGGTAAGAAAGCTCGTATTCGTGAACGAACCTAA
- a CDS encoding acyl-CoA dehydrogenase has translation MTMSNHYKSNLRDIFFNLFEVLGVQEKVLGQGVHKDQDEAMVRETLQAFDAVCQEKIATSFAEGDRVPLKLDAEGNVSLPEGMKKSIEAFYAGDWHRFDAPESAGGFQFPKAAYWAFFELLVGANPPVALYTFGACGAELVTRMGTPEQIKRFEKNFMDRHWGATMVLTEADAGSDVGSGRAKARHIQGDEWEIEGVKRFITNGDFDTAENILHLVLARPEGAESGTKGLSLFIVPKFWVDENGKMGERNGAYCTNIEKKMGIKGSATCEMTFGEKKPARGLLMGNVHDGIRQMFKVIERARMAVGVKSMSTLSTAYLNALDYCQSRVQGPDLANAMDKNAPRVPIIRHPDVRRMLMFQKSYAEAMRALCSYAALMQDISLMSGSKEDERMLDFLLPLVKGYNTDKAYEILGTSLQCYGGSGYLTDYPIEQYIRDQKIDSLYEGTTHIQALDLIFRKIAKNGAATLQVLLEKMRDTLKNKAAKDVLAPEYALLEQAVTDAEGVLILMMGKMGESLYHVGLQGNRILFGIAELVMGWLMIWQGEVAAQKMASATGKDKAFYEGKLASVRFFCKEALPNLGMTKAAIEKSDLGLMAMSDEAF, from the coding sequence ATGACGATGTCGAACCACTACAAAAGTAACCTTCGGGACATATTTTTCAATTTATTTGAAGTGTTGGGCGTTCAGGAAAAAGTCCTTGGACAAGGCGTCCATAAAGATCAAGACGAAGCGATGGTGAGGGAGACACTGCAAGCTTTTGATGCTGTTTGTCAGGAAAAAATTGCGACAAGTTTTGCAGAAGGCGACAGAGTTCCGCTTAAGCTAGATGCCGAGGGTAACGTTAGTTTGCCAGAAGGCATGAAAAAGAGCATCGAGGCCTTTTATGCAGGCGATTGGCATCGCTTTGATGCGCCTGAGAGTGCAGGGGGGTTTCAATTTCCAAAGGCAGCCTACTGGGCATTTTTTGAACTTCTAGTCGGCGCGAATCCGCCGGTAGCGCTGTATACTTTCGGTGCTTGCGGTGCTGAATTAGTAACGCGTATGGGCACACCTGAGCAAATTAAGCGCTTCGAGAAAAACTTCATGGATCGCCACTGGGGTGCCACCATGGTGCTCACCGAAGCAGATGCCGGCAGTGATGTGGGCTCAGGCCGTGCTAAAGCACGACATATTCAAGGCGATGAGTGGGAGATTGAGGGCGTCAAACGCTTTATCACCAATGGCGATTTCGATACCGCCGAAAACATTCTGCATTTAGTGCTGGCCAGGCCAGAAGGGGCGGAAAGCGGGACCAAAGGGCTTTCGCTGTTTATTGTGCCTAAGTTTTGGGTTGATGAAAACGGCAAGATGGGCGAGCGCAATGGTGCCTATTGTACCAATATTGAAAAGAAGATGGGTATTAAAGGCTCAGCAACTTGTGAGATGACTTTCGGCGAAAAAAAGCCGGCCCGTGGTCTTTTGATGGGCAATGTGCATGACGGCATCAGACAGATGTTTAAAGTTATCGAGCGAGCCCGGATGGCTGTAGGCGTTAAGTCGATGTCAACTTTGTCGACCGCCTATTTGAATGCGCTGGATTATTGCCAATCACGTGTGCAGGGGCCCGATTTGGCTAATGCTATGGACAAGAACGCACCGCGCGTTCCAATTATTAGGCACCCAGATGTTCGTCGTATGTTGATGTTCCAAAAGAGTTATGCGGAGGCCATGCGTGCGCTTTGCTCATACGCTGCACTTATGCAGGATATTTCTTTGATGTCTGGCTCTAAAGAAGATGAGCGCATGCTGGATTTCTTGTTGCCGTTGGTAAAGGGTTACAATACGGACAAAGCCTATGAGATTCTGGGCACGTCTTTGCAGTGCTACGGCGGGTCCGGCTACCTGACCGACTATCCAATTGAACAGTATATTCGGGACCAAAAAATTGACTCGCTCTATGAAGGCACAACGCACATCCAGGCTTTGGATTTGATCTTTAGAAAGATCGCTAAAAACGGTGCCGCTACCCTTCAGGTGCTGCTTGAAAAGATGCGGGATACATTGAAGAACAAAGCCGCCAAAGATGTGTTGGCGCCTGAGTATGCGCTTTTGGAGCAAGCCGTTACCGATGCTGAAGGCGTCTTAATCCTGATGATGGGTAAGATGGGTGAATCGCTGTATCACGTAGGTTTGCAAGGCAATCGCATTCTCTTTGGCATTGCCGAGCTGGTGATGGGCTGGCTTATGATCTGGCAGGGCGAGGTTGCTGCGCAAAAGATGGCTTCTGCTACCGGCAAAGACAAAGCCTTCTATGAAGGCAAACTGGCCTCGGTCAGATTCTTTTGTAAAGAGGCATTGCCGAATCTAGGCATGACAAAAGCTGCCATCGAAAAAAGCGATTTAGGTTTGATGGCCATGTCAGACGAGGCGTTTTAA
- a CDS encoding ribonuclease HII has product MNEPNWYIAGLDEAGRGPLAGPVVAAAVILNPKRRISGLSDSKKLNEKQREALIEPIFERSLGVGIGIVSAETIDQINILQASLLAMKLAVQDLKIPVHEVWVDGNQRVKFEIDIVQKTFVGGDDLHRCIMAASIVAKVHRDRLMLAYAEQFPVYGFERHKGYGTEMHLSALAQFGPCAIHRNSFAPVRNLTVLS; this is encoded by the coding sequence GTGAACGAACCTAATTGGTATATCGCCGGCCTCGATGAAGCCGGCCGGGGCCCATTAGCCGGGCCCGTTGTTGCCGCTGCGGTGATTTTGAATCCAAAACGCCGCATATCCGGTTTATCAGACTCCAAAAAATTAAACGAAAAGCAGCGTGAAGCGCTGATTGAACCTATTTTTGAGCGATCTTTAGGGGTCGGCATCGGCATCGTATCTGCCGAAACCATCGATCAAATTAATATCTTACAGGCATCTTTGTTGGCGATGAAACTTGCTGTGCAGGATTTAAAAATCCCGGTCCATGAAGTTTGGGTAGACGGTAACCAGCGCGTAAAGTTCGAAATCGATATTGTCCAAAAGACCTTTGTCGGTGGAGACGACTTGCACCGCTGCATCATGGCCGCATCTATTGTCGCAAAAGTTCACAGAGATCGCCTGATGCTGGCCTACGCTGAGCAGTTCCCGGTCTATGGATTTGAACGCCACAAAGGCTATGGAACTGAAATGCATCTCAGCGCTCTGGCTCAATTTGGCCCATGCGCTATCCACAGAAATAGCTTCGCGCCTGTACGCAACCTGACTGTTTTATCCTGA
- the ribD gene encoding bifunctional diaminohydroxyphosphoribosylaminopyrimidine deaminase/5-amino-6-(5-phosphoribosylamino)uracil reductase RibD: protein MAEKYMSFCELIFDSVDASTDPFAVALELARKGLGFTRPNPPVGCVVTKNGQIIATGHHMKAGGLHAEAQALEAAGEHAQGATLYVTLEPCNHFGRTPPCTQKIIQSGIRKVIYGVIDPNPQVQGEGIKALKNAGIEVTQVADTILRQRAEALILPFKTWIEKKRPYVIAKIATSLDGKIAFKTGEQTWITGTQTKALTHKLREVIDIIGVGSNTALVDKPALTARFNERAAHRQPDTITFRSKDGLTDTLEDLGSKGYTSLLLEGGGIMLTAFLKAGLVDEIAWFTAPKILGNQGVPAIQELSALYDYSKESFLRQVGVDFLTIVCKKSTHG from the coding sequence ATGGCCGAGAAATACATGAGTTTTTGTGAACTAATTTTTGATTCAGTAGATGCTTCGACAGATCCTTTTGCCGTAGCATTGGAGCTGGCGCGAAAGGGGCTTGGTTTCACGCGCCCAAATCCGCCGGTCGGCTGTGTGGTCACCAAAAACGGTCAAATCATTGCGACGGGCCATCACATGAAGGCGGGTGGATTGCATGCTGAGGCGCAGGCCTTAGAAGCCGCCGGCGAGCACGCTCAAGGGGCAACGCTTTATGTCACGCTTGAGCCTTGCAACCATTTTGGCAGGACGCCTCCGTGTACTCAGAAAATCATACAGAGCGGGATTCGCAAAGTGATTTACGGTGTGATCGATCCAAATCCGCAGGTTCAAGGCGAGGGCATTAAAGCTCTCAAGAATGCCGGTATTGAAGTGACGCAGGTTGCAGACACCATTTTACGCCAAAGAGCTGAAGCGTTGATTCTACCGTTTAAAACTTGGATAGAAAAAAAGCGCCCTTACGTGATCGCTAAGATTGCTACTTCTTTAGATGGTAAGATTGCTTTCAAAACGGGTGAGCAAACTTGGATTACCGGCACTCAGACTAAGGCTCTAACGCACAAGTTGCGTGAAGTGATCGATATAATTGGTGTTGGGTCAAACACGGCTTTGGTTGATAAACCTGCGTTAACGGCTCGTTTTAATGAACGTGCAGCCCATCGCCAGCCTGATACCATCACTTTTCGCTCCAAAGATGGTTTAACAGATACTTTGGAAGATTTAGGCTCCAAAGGATATACCAGCCTACTCTTAGAAGGTGGCGGGATCATGCTGACCGCTTTCTTAAAAGCAGGTTTAGTCGATGAAATTGCATGGTTCACTGCCCCTAAGATTTTGGGGAACCAAGGCGTGCCAGCCATTCAGGAATTAAGCGCTCTCTATGACTATTCAAAAGAATCGTTTCTAAGGCAGGTGGGGGTTGATTTTTTGACCATTGTCTGCAAAAAGAGCACCCATGGCTAA
- a CDS encoding ATP-binding protein, with translation MRYLTPYIQKDLQKKMVFVGGPRQCGKTTLAKSLLSGASGQYFNWDYDQDRQAILEQLWKDSDQLLIFDELHKFPRWKNWIKGLYDVQKEHHRFLVTGSARLDIYKRGGDSLLGRYHYWRLHPFSLAEIPKGISEADALERLMTVGGFPEPFLDNDETQARRWRRERLDRIIKDDVRDLEPIRELQTLSLFVDQLRSRVGGMVVLSNIAEDLQISPKTAKRWLELLEKMYLVFTVYPYTKNLPRATQKPPKVYFFDNADVLGDEGAKFENLVATHLLKELQFKEDRDGYKYELKYIRDKEKREVDFAILKDGVLHELIEVKYSDSDISPALSYYAEKLSPPKATQIVARLKRSYSKGRLVVETPFEVFRNSDRW, from the coding sequence ATGAGATACTTGACCCCTTATATCCAAAAGGACCTGCAAAAGAAGATGGTTTTTGTAGGCGGGCCTAGGCAGTGTGGAAAAACCACTTTGGCTAAGAGCCTGCTTTCTGGAGCTTCAGGACAGTATTTTAACTGGGATTATGACCAGGATCGTCAGGCAATCCTTGAGCAGCTATGGAAAGATAGCGATCAGTTACTCATATTTGATGAGCTTCATAAATTTCCCAGATGGAAGAATTGGATTAAGGGGTTGTATGACGTTCAAAAGGAACATCATCGGTTCTTAGTAACTGGCAGCGCGCGTTTGGATATATATAAACGAGGAGGCGACTCGCTTTTGGGCCGGTATCATTATTGGCGTCTTCATCCTTTTTCTCTAGCAGAGATTCCTAAGGGTATATCTGAAGCAGACGCATTAGAGCGCTTGATGACAGTAGGTGGTTTCCCTGAGCCCTTTTTGGACAATGATGAGACCCAGGCCAGAAGATGGCGTCGGGAACGTCTGGATCGCATTATCAAAGATGATGTCAGGGATTTAGAGCCCATTCGTGAACTCCAAACTTTGTCGCTTTTTGTGGATCAACTGAGATCTCGAGTAGGGGGCATGGTGGTTCTATCTAATATTGCCGAAGACTTACAGATTTCGCCAAAAACAGCTAAGCGATGGCTCGAATTGCTGGAGAAGATGTACCTGGTATTTACGGTTTACCCCTACACAAAGAACCTGCCCCGAGCGACCCAAAAACCTCCTAAGGTTTACTTTTTTGATAACGCAGATGTTCTTGGGGACGAAGGGGCAAAGTTCGAAAATTTGGTTGCGACGCATCTATTGAAGGAGTTGCAATTTAAGGAAGATCGAGATGGCTACAAATACGAACTAAAGTACATCCGGGACAAAGAGAAGCGAGAGGTAGACTTCGCGATTCTTAAAGATGGCGTGCTACATGAACTAATCGAAGTCAAATATTCCGACAGCGATATTTCGCCGGCTCTAAGCTATTATGCCGAGAAGCTCAGCCCCCCTAAAGCGACGCAGATTGTTGCTCGTTTAAAGCGCTCTTATTCCAAGGGTAGGTTGGTGGTCGAAACACCCTTTGAGGTGTTTAGAAACTCTGACCGATGGTGA
- a CDS encoding 2,3-diphosphoglycerate-dependent phosphoglycerate mutase, translating into MRRLILLRHGQSTWNQENRFTGWVDVDLSEQGVSEAIAAGKQLRDTQIDQVFCSNLKRALDTALIALEAAAQENCPIIQDAALNERNYGDLQGLNKTEVEKEYGADQFRLWRRSYATRPPGGESLQDTYKRVIPYYKASIEPLLNAGKTVLIVAHGNSLRALLKELEQISDDKISELEIPTGRPIFYGEDK; encoded by the coding sequence ATGAGACGACTTATCTTACTCAGACATGGTCAATCCACTTGGAACCAAGAAAACAGATTCACGGGGTGGGTTGACGTGGATTTAAGTGAGCAGGGCGTTTCAGAGGCAATCGCCGCCGGCAAGCAGCTTAGGGATACTCAGATCGATCAGGTGTTTTGCTCAAATCTAAAACGCGCACTTGATACGGCTCTCATAGCGCTGGAAGCGGCTGCTCAGGAAAATTGTCCGATTATTCAAGATGCGGCTTTAAACGAAAGAAATTATGGTGATTTGCAGGGTCTTAATAAAACCGAAGTCGAAAAGGAATATGGCGCTGACCAATTTAGGCTATGGCGCAGAAGTTATGCCACTCGCCCGCCCGGTGGTGAGAGCTTGCAGGATACCTATAAAAGGGTAATACCTTATTATAAAGCCAGCATAGAGCCATTGCTTAATGCGGGTAAGACTGTTTTAATTGTAGCCCATGGCAACTCACTCAGGGCTTTGCTAAAAGAATTAGAGCAGATTTCTGATGATAAAATTTCAGAACTCGAAATCCCGACCGGCCGTCCAATATTTTACGGAGAAGACAAATGA
- the bamA gene encoding outer membrane protein assembly factor BamA: protein MPAQPPVPSKKKKASDVRDPAISRALPVGKLSPLAEEALKRSNLPGVLRAASALPEHIYEIKIEGAQKAEPEAVLVLLKTEIGQPFDKATIAEDIHRIFKMGLFTDISVERELGPNGSFILIYKLQEKATIFKIRFEGNDDLSEEDLNGAIDLKPYQIADMNRIKENAEKIRKLYTDKGFLLAHVAYEIKKTPKEDVGVTDKNKAPDFVDIIFHIDEESKIRVEAITILGNKSLSADEIKAHMRTKEKHPLSFVTQWGIFNEDMLEIDGLLIEQFYQEHGFLNVQVGKPRATLSPDKTRISVFISLVEGPSFKLGQLEVTGNLLEHSEESLREKIDLESGDTFNKPLFVQNLSAIQEVFQDEGYAYVNITPESHINESEATIDLKLDVDPGPLVYFGRLDIKGNAVTMDDVIRRELRIYEGELYSASLLRLSEQRLNQLGYFESVKITTKPSDEPDVMDVQIEVKEKRLGSIQVGGGYGTGGEGFLFQAQLSQNNLFGRGQSLTGSVQWSAYRRIFELQFIDPYITYVANAPLSLSLRAYDTQRYFGDYYRASTGGEASLGYPIGHFLGDVSKRWYQNASRGFEPYVPDFENLRFFLSFTGERVRIEDSLEGGVNYWGWHLHQARYTTSLRPILQMDQRNNRIFPTAGYFLEFRTEFASSYFGSILLADLENKIAQDNKPTGINGGLNFLRQDAQANNFIRYGSTMRGYYNFNSWFFLPNWVLKLNVDLGVLDTFGVPLLSENYRLGGVQLGSQTGLRGYYFQSIGPVLNVGQQFSPGPIRQLVVGGNKQFLANLELEFPLLKQINLFGVAFFDMGNVYGPGEGLFYIGNKDIGQKYPGYHDPLGTFYGLGLYSAAGVGLRWFSPMGALRFEWGFPLVKRPHGTPGMPAGDSAMQFLFTIGQSF from the coding sequence ATGCCCGCGCAACCGCCCGTACCAAGCAAGAAAAAAAAGGCCAGCGATGTCAGAGATCCAGCAATTTCCAGAGCCCTACCGGTCGGAAAGCTGTCTCCTTTGGCTGAAGAGGCCCTAAAGCGCTCCAACTTGCCAGGCGTACTCCGAGCAGCGTCAGCCCTGCCCGAGCATATCTACGAAATTAAAATCGAAGGTGCCCAAAAAGCAGAACCCGAAGCTGTTTTGGTTTTATTAAAAACTGAAATAGGCCAGCCCTTCGATAAAGCCACCATCGCCGAAGACATCCACCGCATCTTCAAAATGGGCCTTTTTACCGATATTTCTGTAGAAAGAGAGCTCGGCCCCAACGGTAGCTTCATCTTAATCTACAAATTACAAGAAAAAGCCACCATCTTTAAAATCCGGTTCGAAGGAAACGACGACCTCTCAGAAGAAGACCTAAACGGCGCAATCGATCTAAAGCCATACCAAATCGCAGATATGAATCGAATCAAAGAAAATGCAGAAAAGATTCGAAAACTTTACACAGACAAAGGCTTTTTACTGGCCCATGTCGCCTACGAAATCAAAAAGACCCCAAAAGAAGACGTTGGCGTCACCGATAAAAATAAAGCACCCGATTTTGTGGATATTATCTTTCACATAGACGAAGAATCCAAGATTCGCGTCGAAGCAATAACCATTTTGGGCAACAAGTCGCTTTCCGCAGACGAAATCAAAGCGCACATGCGAACCAAAGAAAAGCATCCCTTAAGCTTTGTCACGCAATGGGGTATCTTCAACGAAGACATGCTCGAAATCGATGGCTTGCTCATTGAGCAATTCTACCAAGAACATGGCTTTTTGAACGTTCAAGTCGGCAAACCCAGAGCCACTTTGTCTCCTGATAAAACGCGGATCTCGGTTTTTATCTCCCTAGTTGAAGGCCCATCTTTTAAACTCGGTCAACTCGAAGTCACTGGAAACCTACTAGAACACTCGGAAGAATCCCTCAGAGAAAAGATTGACCTAGAAAGCGGCGACACCTTCAACAAGCCGTTGTTCGTTCAAAACCTCAGCGCCATCCAAGAGGTATTCCAGGACGAAGGCTACGCTTATGTGAATATCACCCCAGAGAGTCACATCAACGAAAGCGAAGCCACCATCGATTTAAAACTCGATGTTGACCCAGGCCCTTTGGTTTACTTTGGCCGCTTAGACATCAAAGGCAACGCAGTCACCATGGACGACGTCATCCGTCGTGAGCTCCGCATCTATGAAGGCGAGCTTTACTCAGCATCCCTGCTTCGTTTAAGCGAACAGCGGCTAAATCAGCTTGGCTATTTTGAAAGCGTGAAAATCACCACGAAGCCAAGTGATGAGCCTGATGTCATGGATGTCCAAATCGAAGTAAAAGAAAAAAGATTGGGCTCCATTCAGGTCGGTGGCGGTTATGGAACCGGCGGCGAAGGTTTTCTCTTTCAAGCTCAACTCAGCCAAAACAATCTTTTTGGCCGTGGGCAATCTCTGACGGGGAGCGTTCAATGGTCAGCCTATCGCCGCATCTTTGAATTGCAGTTTATCGACCCGTACATCACCTACGTTGCCAACGCGCCTTTATCGCTCTCTTTAAGGGCGTACGATACGCAACGATATTTCGGCGACTACTACCGCGCCAGTACAGGCGGGGAAGCCAGCCTCGGCTATCCCATCGGGCATTTTTTGGGCGACGTGTCCAAGCGATGGTATCAAAATGCCTCTCGGGGTTTTGAACCTTACGTCCCCGATTTCGAAAACTTACGCTTTTTCTTATCCTTCACAGGCGAACGCGTGCGCATTGAAGACAGCCTTGAAGGCGGGGTCAATTATTGGGGATGGCATTTGCATCAGGCGCGCTACACGACCTCTCTGCGACCTATTCTGCAAATGGATCAGCGTAACAATCGAATTTTTCCGACGGCCGGCTATTTCTTAGAGTTTAGGACTGAGTTTGCCAGCTCTTATTTTGGATCGATTTTGTTGGCCGATTTGGAAAATAAAATCGCGCAGGACAATAAGCCAACAGGCATTAACGGTGGTCTGAACTTCTTGAGGCAAGATGCCCAGGCAAATAATTTCATCCGTTATGGCTCAACGATGAGAGGCTACTATAATTTTAACTCCTGGTTCTTCTTGCCTAATTGGGTGTTGAAGCTGAATGTCGATTTAGGTGTTTTAGACACTTTTGGCGTGCCGCTTTTATCCGAAAACTATCGCTTGGGCGGTGTCCAACTTGGCAGCCAAACAGGGCTTAGAGGCTATTACTTCCAGTCAATCGGCCCTGTGCTAAACGTTGGGCAGCAATTTAGCCCAGGTCCTATTAGACAGCTTGTGGTGGGTGGAAACAAACAGTTTTTGGCAAACTTAGAACTTGAGTTTCCGCTGCTTAAGCAAATCAACCTCTTCGGCGTTGCATTTTTCGATATGGGGAACGTGTATGGACCCGGAGAAGGCCTTTTCTACATTGGCAACAAAGACATCGGCCAAAAATACCCCGGCTATCATGACCCCCTGGGGACTTTCTATGGCCTAGGTTTGTATAGCGCTGCAGGTGTAGGACTTCGCTGGTTCAGCCCCATGGGCGCCCTACGCTTCGAATGGGGCTTCCCGCTTGTCAAAAGACCACACGGCACCCCAGGCATGCCTGCAGGTGACTCCGCCATGCAGTTTCTGTTCACCATCGGTCAGAGTTTCTAA
- the serB gene encoding phosphoserine phosphatase SerB — MNWLLTVTGPDAPGITSALTEILARANAPLKDIEQVVVQGQLTLCLLVDTNFENSAGQALLNELVFYAKKLGQELSYRLIPDVWPQDDKRRYALTVMAEPVTAEVMHQISTLLASHRANIEGIRRLSHGDLSSLEIGLSILESDAAILKQALLRELAENNVDIALQRESLTRRNKRLVVLDMDSTLIQNEVIDELARAHGVYEAVSAITHRAMSEGLDFAESLRQRVALLKGLPTSAINQIVKGLELSPGAKDLIRVLRRLGYQIGIISGGFEQAASYLKDLLGLDFYYANRLEEKDGLLTGKVIAPIVDAHRKADLLDTIAQSKKIPLEQTIAIGDGANDALMLAKAGLGIAFHAKAILKQSADTTISAGGLERILYLLGIHGREIHEFL, encoded by the coding sequence ATGAACTGGTTGCTGACCGTCACAGGCCCAGATGCGCCCGGCATCACTTCTGCTTTGACCGAGATCTTGGCGAGAGCAAACGCGCCTCTAAAAGACATTGAGCAGGTGGTGGTCCAAGGGCAGCTCACTTTATGTTTGTTGGTTGATACCAATTTCGAAAATAGTGCTGGGCAGGCGCTTTTAAACGAGCTGGTTTTTTATGCCAAAAAGTTGGGTCAGGAGCTGTCATATCGGTTAATTCCTGATGTTTGGCCGCAGGATGATAAACGGCGCTACGCACTAACCGTTATGGCTGAGCCAGTGACCGCTGAGGTTATGCATCAAATTTCTACTTTGCTGGCGAGTCACCGAGCGAACATTGAAGGTATTCGGCGCCTGAGCCATGGTGACTTATCATCGCTTGAAATTGGTCTGTCCATTTTAGAGTCTGATGCTGCAATATTGAAGCAAGCTTTGCTTCGAGAGCTTGCGGAAAATAACGTCGATATTGCTTTGCAACGTGAGAGCTTAACCCGGCGTAATAAGCGCCTGGTTGTGCTGGATATGGATTCGACGCTCATCCAAAATGAAGTCATCGATGAGCTCGCCCGCGCCCATGGCGTTTACGAAGCTGTGAGCGCCATCACGCACAGGGCCATGAGTGAGGGGTTAGACTTTGCTGAAAGTCTTCGGCAACGAGTAGCTTTATTAAAGGGTTTGCCTACCAGCGCAATTAATCAGATTGTTAAAGGCCTTGAACTTAGCCCGGGCGCGAAAGACCTTATCCGTGTGCTGAGAAGGCTCGGTTATCAAATCGGTATTATTTCCGGCGGGTTTGAGCAAGCAGCTTCTTATTTAAAAGATCTGCTCGGGCTCGATTTTTATTACGCCAATAGATTGGAAGAGAAAGATGGCCTGCTGACAGGCAAAGTAATAGCACCTATTGTGGATGCTCATCGTAAAGCTGATTTACTAGACACCATTGCGCAATCTAAAAAAATCCCGCTCGAGCAAACGATTGCCATTGGCGATGGTGCGAACGATGCTTTGATGCTGGCAAAAGCTGGGCTTGGCATTGCATTTCATGCCAAAGCAATCTTGAAGCAGTCAGCGGACACCACCATTAGTGCTGGTGGTCTTGAAAGGATTCTGTATTTATTGGGTATCCATGGCCGAGAAATACATGAGTTTTTGTGA
- a CDS encoding GreA/GreB family elongation factor: MSKRLTKNGYERLKSEYEELLFVKRPKVVGGIATAAAEGDRSENAEYIYGKKHLREIDKRLAYLGGLLKDVKVVAADQLALVTVKDEAGETRVFRIVGQGETEFYPGSISEDSPIAKAVLDKRAGETAEVHRPKGLWQLEVVKIV; the protein is encoded by the coding sequence ATGTCGAAAAGGCTAACGAAAAACGGCTATGAACGCCTGAAATCTGAATATGAAGAGCTGCTTTTTGTCAAACGACCCAAAGTGGTTGGTGGCATTGCTACAGCTGCAGCCGAGGGCGATCGCTCTGAAAATGCGGAGTATATCTACGGCAAAAAACACCTGAGAGAGATTGATAAGCGACTGGCCTATCTGGGGGGTCTGTTAAAAGATGTCAAAGTCGTTGCAGCGGATCAGTTGGCTTTGGTAACGGTGAAAGACGAAGCGGGTGAAACCCGGGTTTTTCGTATTGTTGGCCAAGGCGAAACGGAATTTTACCCGGGTAGCATCTCCGAAGACTCGCCGATTGCTAAGGCCGTGCTTGATAAAAGGGCTGGTGAAACGGCAGAAGTGCATCGACCGAAGGGTCTTTGGCAGCTTGAGGTGGTTAAAATCGTATGA